A single Paenibacillus sp. FSL R5-0517 DNA region contains:
- a CDS encoding ammonium transporter has protein sequence MTLETLSTGIDTVWVVLSAAMILLMEGGFALLEAGFVRYKNSVNIIMKVFADITIGTLLFYAIGFGLMYGSDVGGFVGVTGFFLNGDLSHLDVPVSLETFWLFQAAFTIAVISIVSGAVAERINFRAYLLYIILMTAIIYPIGGHWAWGGGWLSQLGMQDFAGSAVIHALGGFSALAAAIIIGPRKGKYTPLGVSAIALPSNLPLASVGAFLLWFGWFGFNAGSTLSATDVRIGHIAIVTMLSAASGGAVTLLYTLFRFNRSDAPSVINGSLAGLVGITAGCAFVGDVAAIFIGAVSGLLMMAATNWLDRRQIDDPVGAFPVHAVSGMWGTIAVGLFATDGGLFMGGGWRLLGVQALGLTALVIWGFAMTWIGLKLIGKIVPVRSTEEEEDLGLDISYHGVMAAHQAHEFLDGEEHMRAYQEQSSDPNR, from the coding sequence ATGACTTTGGAAACGTTAAGCACCGGGATCGATACGGTCTGGGTCGTACTGAGTGCAGCGATGATTTTATTGATGGAGGGTGGATTCGCCCTGCTCGAGGCTGGCTTTGTTCGTTATAAAAATAGTGTGAACATTATTATGAAGGTTTTTGCTGACATTACAATTGGAACGTTGCTGTTTTATGCCATCGGTTTTGGACTGATGTATGGTTCGGACGTTGGTGGTTTTGTGGGAGTAACGGGATTTTTCCTGAATGGGGATTTGTCTCATCTGGACGTACCGGTATCGCTGGAGACATTCTGGTTGTTCCAGGCTGCTTTTACGATTGCTGTTATCTCCATCGTTTCAGGAGCGGTAGCTGAGCGGATCAACTTCCGTGCCTATCTACTCTATATCATATTGATGACGGCGATCATCTATCCAATTGGTGGACACTGGGCATGGGGCGGCGGTTGGCTTAGTCAGCTGGGGATGCAGGACTTTGCCGGTTCGGCTGTCATCCATGCACTCGGCGGATTCTCGGCACTGGCTGCTGCAATTATCATTGGTCCGCGTAAAGGGAAATACACGCCTCTTGGCGTAAGTGCTATTGCACTTCCGAGCAATCTGCCACTAGCATCTGTGGGTGCATTTCTGTTATGGTTCGGCTGGTTTGGCTTCAATGCGGGTAGTACACTCAGCGCCACGGATGTAAGAATTGGTCACATTGCGATTGTTACGATGTTATCCGCGGCTTCGGGTGGTGCAGTTACATTGCTGTACACGTTATTCCGCTTCAATCGTTCAGATGCACCCTCGGTCATTAACGGTTCGCTTGCGGGACTGGTCGGAATTACGGCAGGCTGTGCTTTTGTTGGTGATGTAGCCGCGATATTCATTGGGGCGGTATCCGGCTTATTGATGATGGCTGCCACCAACTGGCTGGACCGTCGGCAGATTGATGATCCAGTTGGTGCTTTCCCGGTGCATGCCGTATCCGGAATGTGGGGCACGATTGCTGTAGGTCTGTTTGCTACGGATGGTGGATTATTCATGGGCGGCGGCTGGAGGCTGCTGGGTGTTCAGGCACTTGGCCTTACAGCCCTGGTTATCTGGGGGTTCGCCATGACCTGGATCGGGTTAAAGTTGATTGGCAAAATTGTGCCTGTACGATCGACAGAGGAAGAGGAAGATCTGGGTCTGGATATCAGCTATCATGGTGTGATGGCAGCTCATCAAGCCCATGAATTCCTGGACGGTGAGGAGCATATGCGTGCTTACCAGGAACAGTCCTCTGATCCAAATCGTTAA
- a CDS encoding YwqG family protein yields the protein MIKPEQCERLTRKARKTLEEYGLGVAADLLLSSSRWGIRLDVSTLDEYRRTGNSRVGGHPDLPSHMEWPVTKEGIPMTFLAQLNLVDLSPYTPNDGRGTLPERGMLYFFVGTDESACPIEHRVIFEPSSHNLIRREPEGDTALDGAPFVAHSVTVLPNLEFPTYAYIDTAALNELSPSLLETDETEAEVSLYDRYLEFESSWNHPSTLNWGGMFGYPDGQHPDAEHRALLQIAMGEEYDYNEQACEDKLTKHYGGDEDRTWQELSDTLLLLKIDTHDAIGFQWWDCGELQFFIRKSDLEAGRFEHTYCSLYSS from the coding sequence ATGATTAAGCCAGAACAATGTGAACGTCTGACCAGAAAAGCCCGTAAAACACTTGAGGAGTATGGTTTGGGAGTTGCTGCCGATCTGCTGTTGTCCTCAAGCCGCTGGGGAATTCGCCTCGATGTGTCCACACTGGACGAATATCGCAGGACAGGAAACTCACGTGTGGGTGGACATCCGGATTTGCCGAGTCACATGGAATGGCCCGTAACAAAAGAAGGCATTCCAATGACTTTCCTGGCCCAGTTGAACCTGGTGGATTTGTCGCCGTATACGCCGAATGATGGGCGCGGGACTTTGCCTGAACGTGGAATGTTATACTTTTTCGTTGGCACGGACGAATCTGCTTGTCCCATTGAACATCGTGTGATTTTTGAGCCAAGTTCTCATAATCTGATAAGGCGAGAACCTGAAGGGGATACCGCGCTGGATGGAGCACCGTTTGTTGCACATTCGGTGACTGTGCTGCCTAATCTTGAGTTTCCTACATATGCATATATTGACACCGCCGCACTGAACGAGCTCTCGCCGTCTCTGCTTGAGACCGATGAGACCGAAGCGGAAGTAAGTCTGTATGACCGATACCTTGAATTCGAGTCGAGCTGGAATCATCCAAGTACGCTGAACTGGGGTGGTATGTTTGGATATCCTGATGGGCAGCATCCGGATGCCGAGCATCGGGCCTTATTACAGATCGCAATGGGAGAAGAATATGATTATAATGAGCAGGCGTGTGAAGATAAGCTGACCAAGCATTACGGCGGAGATGAGGATCGGACATGGCAGGAATTATCCGATACGCTGCTGCTGTTGAAGATAGATACACATGACGCCATAGGTTTTCAATGGTGGGATTGCGGGGAACTGCAATTTTTCATTCGCAAGTCTGACCTGGAGGCTGGACGGTTCGAACATACGTATTGTTCGTTATACTCAAGTTGA
- a CDS encoding DinB family protein yields MIQSAFKHIDVAVTSLIDICDQLSEEDLALTPIEGKRPIGELLAHLSMICRADVYISEGASKEEMAQFYAENQVHSLREIKQALIDNQMYLYERYRQFNTEELLHVTNSYWGASYSRLEWLLEIMGHVYHHRGQLYTMLTLIGKEPESVLFK; encoded by the coding sequence TTGATTCAATCTGCGTTCAAACATATTGACGTGGCTGTAACATCGTTGATAGATATATGTGATCAGCTGTCGGAAGAAGATTTGGCTTTGACTCCAATTGAAGGTAAACGGCCTATTGGAGAACTACTGGCTCATCTGTCTATGATCTGCCGAGCGGATGTGTATATTTCGGAAGGTGCATCGAAGGAAGAAATGGCTCAATTCTATGCTGAGAATCAGGTGCATTCGCTCCGTGAGATCAAGCAGGCTCTGATCGATAACCAGATGTATCTATACGAACGATACAGGCAGTTTAACACGGAAGAGTTACTGCATGTGACGAATTCATATTGGGGAGCATCCTATAGTCGGCTGGAGTGGTTGCTTGAGATTATGGGACATGTATACCATCACCGAGGACAACTGTATACGATGCTGACCCTGATAGGCAAAGAACCCGAATCAGTTCTTTTTAAATAG
- a CDS encoding aminoglycoside phosphotransferase family protein, producing MEQHNTWDASMNNTLIDRLKQIPELGQATQMEPVMKGYSADAKFKMFVPGQGHVLVRVYDVAEEWMKQKEYQCLKSMQQLGVLCPATFGTGRLDEKNGYMILSYIEGEDASERLPQLNEQQQWAVGLEAGAQLRLIHQLPMEEQVESWYTRKSAKHQRYMERYKQCPIVMKEDQAIHTFIADHLDWMKNRPDGFQHDDFHPSNLVVKQDKLAGVIDFNRYDQGDPIHEFLKLGLFASEISIPYSIGQIQGYFDGKEPDELFWRLYSLYTAMALVSSVVWIQQVKPEETHEMMTRIERVREDHDDFRSFIPRWYTLNRS from the coding sequence GTGGAACAACACAATACATGGGATGCATCGATGAACAATACGTTGATTGACAGGTTAAAACAGATTCCTGAACTTGGTCAGGCTACGCAGATGGAACCAGTTATGAAGGGGTATTCAGCGGATGCCAAATTCAAAATGTTTGTCCCTGGCCAAGGCCATGTGTTGGTGAGGGTATATGATGTTGCTGAGGAATGGATGAAGCAAAAGGAATATCAATGCTTGAAGAGCATGCAACAATTAGGTGTACTATGTCCAGCAACGTTCGGCACAGGTAGATTGGATGAGAAGAACGGTTATATGATTCTTAGCTACATTGAAGGCGAAGATGCGTCCGAGAGACTGCCTCAATTGAATGAACAGCAGCAGTGGGCCGTTGGCTTGGAAGCAGGAGCACAGTTAAGGCTGATTCACCAGTTGCCGATGGAGGAACAGGTCGAATCATGGTACACACGCAAGAGCGCGAAGCATCAACGTTACATGGAGCGCTATAAACAGTGCCCTATCGTGATGAAAGAGGATCAGGCTATTCATACGTTTATCGCAGACCATCTCGATTGGATGAAAAATCGTCCAGATGGATTTCAGCATGATGATTTTCACCCGAGCAATCTTGTCGTTAAGCAGGATAAGCTCGCAGGAGTAATTGATTTTAATCGTTATGATCAAGGTGATCCCATTCATGAATTTTTGAAGCTGGGTTTGTTTGCTTCGGAGATCAGTATTCCATATTCCATAGGTCAGATTCAGGGTTACTTCGATGGCAAAGAACCGGATGAGTTATTCTGGAGATTGTATTCACTGTATACGGCTATGGCGCTAGTGTCTTCTGTGGTATGGATTCAGCAGGTGAAGCCGGAAGAGACACATGAGATGATGACCAGGATCGAGCGTGTCCGTGAAGATCATGATGATTTTCGCAGTTTCATCCCTCGGTGGTATACTTTGAACAGATCATGA
- a CDS encoding DUF2569 domain-containing protein, producing MDHNYNNSDTDADMNSLQPKTGIRPERPGISGLGGWLILIQISLWLALVFLISDVSQVNVIMDPARWEVGRGVDPQIYTETIRPLLWFGFISSTILLMIVIVNLILLYRRKKQFPRMMMVMYLMNVIISIVTWILIARNEIPREQHVLDATPAFQLIVRSILTCCIFIPYFLKSVRVKNTFVK from the coding sequence ATGGACCATAACTACAATAACTCGGATACAGATGCGGATATGAACTCGCTGCAACCCAAAACCGGTATCAGACCGGAACGGCCGGGTATCTCCGGCTTAGGTGGATGGCTTATTTTAATCCAGATCAGTCTTTGGCTTGCGCTGGTGTTTCTTATCTCGGATGTATCGCAGGTGAATGTCATCATGGACCCTGCCCGATGGGAAGTCGGCCGTGGTGTTGACCCGCAGATCTACACGGAGACGATTCGTCCACTCCTATGGTTTGGTTTCATTAGCAGCACCATACTATTGATGATCGTAATCGTGAATCTCATTCTTTTATATAGGCGGAAGAAACAGTTTCCACGCATGATGATGGTGATGTATCTGATGAATGTAATCATAAGCATCGTGACCTGGATTCTGATTGCGCGAAATGAAATCCCAAGGGAACAGCATGTGCTTGATGCAACTCCTGCTTTTCAGCTGATCGTACGATCTATTCTGACGTGCTGTATCTTCATCCCGTATTTCCTGAAGTCGGTGCGTGTGAAGAATACGTTTGTGAAGTAA
- a CDS encoding threonine/serine exporter family protein — MLHFIEQALTSFVASAAFGIIFNAPRRMLLHGGFVGMIGWMIYIVLEYAADAVPATLAATIAVGVISQVFSRMFRAPVIIFSVAGIIPLVPGGLAYNAMRSFVQNDYSAAMEMAAKALMLSGAIAVGLVLSEVLNQMIRRIPASLRTKSSSK; from the coding sequence ATGCTCCATTTTATTGAACAAGCCTTAACCAGTTTTGTCGCATCAGCCGCGTTTGGGATCATCTTCAACGCACCACGGCGCATGCTGCTCCACGGCGGATTTGTCGGCATGATCGGCTGGATGATCTATATCGTGCTTGAATATGCAGCGGATGCGGTGCCTGCTACACTTGCAGCGACTATAGCCGTCGGGGTCATCAGCCAGGTATTCTCTCGCATGTTTCGTGCACCCGTCATTATCTTCAGCGTCGCAGGCATCATTCCTCTGGTTCCTGGTGGGCTGGCGTATAATGCGATGCGGAGTTTTGTGCAAAATGACTACAGTGCCGCCATGGAGATGGCCGCCAAAGCACTCATGTTATCCGGCGCTATTGCCGTAGGCCTGGTGTTATCCGAGGTATTAAACCAGATGATACGCCGAATTCCCGCCTCACTGCGGACAAAATCATCATCAAAATGA
- a CDS encoding threonine/serine exporter family protein, with amino-acid sequence MIGSNPTEQSRVIAICLLAGKIMLQSGGETYRVEDTMKRMAAALGLPHSHSYVVPTGIFFSVDATEPAKLIRISERTTDLDKVSEVNAVSRRIGQGELSAQEAHELLVQIEGKPSSYSTAVQLTAAALSSGCFTIMFGGGWSDFLPALICGGIGYAAVIAFHRLVRVKFFAELTASFVIGILAFLLIYMGVGHERDKIIIGSVMPLVPGLLITNAVRDLMAGHLVSGLSKGAEAFLTAFAIGTGIAVVFSLFM; translated from the coding sequence ATGATTGGCAGCAACCCTACTGAACAATCCCGCGTGATTGCCATCTGTCTGCTCGCAGGCAAAATCATGCTGCAAAGCGGTGGTGAGACCTACCGTGTGGAAGATACCATGAAACGCATGGCCGCTGCGCTGGGTTTACCCCATTCGCACAGTTACGTTGTGCCGACAGGCATCTTCTTCTCTGTTGATGCAACCGAACCCGCCAAGCTGATTCGTATCTCCGAGCGTACGACAGATCTGGACAAGGTATCCGAGGTAAATGCGGTCTCCCGCCGCATTGGACAAGGTGAGCTATCCGCTCAGGAAGCCCATGAACTGTTGGTACAGATCGAAGGCAAGCCTTCCTCCTACTCAACGGCTGTGCAGCTTACGGCCGCAGCGTTATCCAGTGGTTGTTTTACCATTATGTTTGGCGGGGGCTGGAGCGACTTTCTTCCGGCGCTAATCTGCGGGGGCATAGGTTATGCAGCCGTTATTGCTTTTCACCGGTTGGTACGAGTCAAATTTTTTGCCGAGCTTACGGCCTCCTTCGTTATTGGCATACTCGCTTTTCTTCTGATCTATATGGGAGTGGGCCATGAACGGGACAAAATTATTATTGGTTCAGTTATGCCGCTGGTTCCCGGGCTGCTGATTACCAACGCTGTACGCGACCTGATGGCCGGACATCTCGTCTCCGGACTATCCAAGGGAGCCGAGGCATTTCTGACCGCCTTTGCCATAGGTACCGGCATTGCAGTTGTATTTTCACTTTTTATGTAA
- a CDS encoding S66 peptidase family protein codes for MNQRSIRYPQPLAPGNTIGVAAPSSGVGESLHHYLEESKRNMERLGFGVIESPSLRQNIKCVSASKEQRAEEMNEFLRNPTIQAIIPPWGGEFLMDILPLLDWKALNTLPPKWVMGYSDISTFLFAYTLITGTATAHGTNYVDLRSHALDPVTARWIDVLQTPYGGQITQSSSTHYQSEWKMELPGFNLDTPSRWKQLGHSEDADTAVAFSGRLIGGCMDTLTCLIGTPYAPVKSYLDQYCADEGTIWYLESCEMSAGDIYRHLWQMRQAGWFAGVKGFMFGRPAGYSDTADFNFTDALSAALGDLDVPVLYGVDLGHMPPQLTFVNGALGKVAYEHGRGSLDMAFV; via the coding sequence ATGAATCAACGTTCCATCCGTTATCCGCAGCCACTCGCTCCGGGAAATACCATCGGTGTAGCTGCACCCTCCAGCGGTGTAGGCGAATCCTTGCACCATTATCTTGAGGAGAGTAAACGCAACATGGAGCGCCTTGGTTTTGGCGTGATAGAAAGCCCATCGCTCCGCCAGAACATCAAATGTGTGAGTGCCTCCAAAGAGCAACGCGCCGAAGAGATGAATGAATTTCTTCGCAATCCAACTATTCAAGCCATTATCCCTCCATGGGGCGGGGAGTTTCTCATGGATATCCTGCCCCTGCTGGATTGGAAAGCTTTGAACACATTGCCGCCCAAATGGGTCATGGGATATTCGGATATCAGCACGTTCCTGTTCGCATACACCCTGATCACCGGAACAGCGACAGCGCACGGCACCAATTATGTGGATTTAAGATCACACGCCCTTGATCCCGTAACTGCGCGCTGGATCGATGTATTACAGACCCCTTATGGCGGACAGATCACACAATCGTCTTCCACACATTATCAATCGGAATGGAAAATGGAACTGCCTGGATTTAACCTCGATACACCTTCACGCTGGAAACAGCTCGGGCACTCGGAAGATGCAGATACAGCTGTGGCGTTCTCCGGTCGGCTGATCGGCGGCTGTATGGATACCCTCACCTGTCTAATCGGCACCCCATATGCACCCGTAAAATCCTATTTGGATCAGTACTGTGCAGATGAAGGAACCATCTGGTATCTGGAGAGCTGTGAGATGAGCGCCGGGGATATCTATCGTCATCTGTGGCAGATGAGACAGGCTGGCTGGTTTGCAGGCGTGAAAGGTTTCATGTTCGGCCGGCCTGCGGGTTATTCCGATACAGCGGATTTCAATTTCACGGATGCCCTATCCGCTGCACTTGGGGATCTGGATGTTCCTGTACTGTACGGTGTGGATCTCGGTCATATGCCGCCCCAACTCACCTTTGTGAATGGAGCATTGGGCAAAGTGGCTTATGAACATGGACGCGGGAGCCTTGACATGGCGTTTGTGTAA
- a CDS encoding DUF4179 domain-containing protein, which translates to MTDEQKSFDALEERLNARKTEYETMPVPDAASQAVQAGIRQAARKRKSRLRWYVSSISAAALILLFTGCIRVSPAFASFVEQLPGMEGIVSVIRQDKGLMMAIDQSLLQKVGVTDEHDGTSLTVEGIITDESRMVIFYTMKGMKEPQKFNYDIDLLDENGKDLPVAFTHAYPTPSPDENVNENMIDVIFTDEASPPEKLSVVFKSRDTTRAEKWKITFPVDKNLTKGMKKVIPVNQTLTVDGQRIDVKQATLYPTRLVLDVNFDPKNTKKVFGLSDLQLVDEQGRAWRTDTSTGEDERSIYFESMYFSIPKKLTLQGSGFSGLDKDELDFTLNLNSHRITGGPPGLKMVGSKVEGKDLIIDFSVAGRMEGGFVLTFREVTDSAGKSYEVPGSSWSSGDGTDDSHTIVSSTIQNGANLKGEVKMNISTYPMKVKSPFSLDIPVNP; encoded by the coding sequence ATGACGGATGAACAAAAATCATTCGACGCATTGGAAGAACGTCTGAATGCTCGTAAGACGGAATACGAAACCATGCCAGTACCTGATGCTGCCTCCCAGGCTGTGCAAGCGGGAATTCGCCAAGCTGCCCGTAAGCGAAAGTCCCGGCTGCGCTGGTATGTGAGCTCCATCTCGGCTGCTGCTCTCATCCTGCTGTTTACGGGATGTATCCGTGTCTCTCCCGCTTTTGCATCCTTCGTGGAGCAATTGCCTGGCATGGAAGGCATTGTGAGCGTGATTCGCCAGGACAAAGGATTAATGATGGCGATCGATCAGTCTCTCTTGCAGAAGGTCGGTGTCACCGACGAGCATGATGGTACTTCCTTGACCGTTGAAGGCATTATCACAGACGAGTCACGTATGGTCATTTTTTACACGATGAAAGGCATGAAAGAACCCCAGAAATTCAACTATGATATCGATCTGCTCGATGAGAACGGGAAAGATCTGCCTGTTGCGTTTACTCACGCTTATCCAACACCTTCTCCAGACGAGAATGTGAATGAGAATATGATTGACGTCATTTTCACAGATGAAGCCTCTCCTCCTGAGAAGCTAAGCGTCGTGTTTAAGTCCAGAGATACAACGCGTGCAGAAAAGTGGAAAATAACGTTCCCGGTAGACAAGAATCTTACCAAAGGCATGAAAAAAGTCATTCCTGTGAATCAGACGTTAACAGTGGATGGACAGCGTATTGATGTGAAACAAGCTACTCTGTATCCAACACGTCTTGTGCTTGATGTGAATTTTGATCCTAAAAATACCAAGAAGGTATTTGGCCTCAGCGATCTTCAACTGGTTGATGAGCAAGGGCGCGCGTGGAGAACGGATACCTCAACCGGTGAGGATGAACGTTCCATTTACTTCGAAAGCATGTACTTCTCCATACCAAAAAAGTTGACGTTACAGGGATCTGGCTTCTCCGGTTTGGATAAAGATGAGTTGGATTTCACCCTTAATCTGAATTCACACCGGATCACAGGTGGACCACCTGGATTGAAGATGGTAGGCAGCAAGGTCGAAGGCAAAGATCTAATTATTGATTTTTCCGTTGCTGGCAGGATGGAAGGTGGATTCGTTCTCACTTTCAGGGAAGTTACAGATAGTGCAGGGAAATCATATGAAGTTCCTGGCTCCAGTTGGAGTAGTGGGGATGGGACGGATGACAGTCATACGATTGTTTCTTCTACTATCCAAAATGGAGCCAATTTAAAAGGGGAAGTGAAGATGAACATCTCCACCTATCCGATGAAAGTAAAGTCTCCCTTCTCATTGGACATTCCTGTTAATCCTTAA
- a CDS encoding sigma-70 family RNA polymerase sigma factor, whose translation MTPTQLTIAAQKGDAEAFAALMELHHSRLYRIAYAYLHNQGDALEAIQESTFRAFRKLKKLKEPSYFGTWLIRILLNYCADERKRKSRFSPDTAIHEPSSWDRPADPDLAAAVSNLDRDCKQIIILSYFEGFSLTEVADILEIPTGTVKSRLHRALGQLRDQLEMKGDASS comes from the coding sequence GTGACCCCTACTCAGCTCACTATCGCCGCACAAAAAGGGGATGCCGAGGCTTTTGCAGCCTTAATGGAATTGCATCATAGTCGACTGTACCGCATCGCCTATGCCTACCTGCACAACCAAGGTGATGCACTGGAGGCCATTCAGGAATCAACCTTCCGGGCATTTCGTAAACTCAAAAAATTAAAAGAGCCATCCTACTTTGGCACTTGGCTCATCCGCATTCTGCTCAACTACTGCGCAGACGAACGCAAACGCAAAAGCCGTTTCAGCCCCGATACGGCGATTCATGAACCCAGCAGCTGGGATCGTCCTGCCGACCCTGATCTTGCTGCCGCCGTATCCAACCTTGATCGGGATTGTAAACAGATTATTATCCTGAGTTATTTTGAAGGTTTCTCCCTAACCGAAGTTGCTGATATTCTGGAAATCCCGACCGGAACCGTCAAATCCCGATTACATCGGGCACTCGGACAGCTCCGGGATCAACTTGAAATGAAAGGAGATGCATCTTCATGA
- a CDS encoding ankyrin repeat domain-containing protein, translating into MDHAEQMNQLFQAAQAGDAVTIAGILASQPELTNTENQDGLTPLGYASHYGQAGAVRVLLERGANVNALSHSKISFIPSNTALHAALAGERSSEVIGLLLQHGASTSILDSDGQYALHSAAFHTDQIELIEMLIQYGADPHALNSAGQTPLDIALERGNTSTASCLRAAVAAQQQ; encoded by the coding sequence ATGGATCATGCAGAACAGATGAATCAATTATTTCAGGCTGCACAGGCTGGAGATGCGGTAACCATTGCTGGAATTCTCGCTTCTCAGCCGGAACTCACCAATACGGAAAATCAGGATGGGTTAACTCCGCTGGGGTATGCCTCTCATTATGGACAAGCAGGAGCAGTTCGTGTTCTTCTGGAGCGCGGAGCCAATGTTAACGCCCTGTCTCATTCGAAAATTTCCTTTATTCCGTCCAATACTGCACTGCACGCTGCTCTTGCCGGGGAACGTTCTTCCGAAGTGATCGGCCTTTTGCTTCAACATGGGGCATCCACGAGCATTTTGGACAGTGATGGACAATATGCACTGCACTCGGCAGCATTTCATACGGATCAGATCGAACTTATCGAGATGTTAATCCAGTATGGTGCAGATCCACATGCGCTGAACTCAGCGGGTCAGACCCCATTGGACATTGCACTTGAACGCGGTAATACGTCTACAGCTTCATGTCTGCGAGCAGCCGTTGCAGCTCAGCAGCAATAA
- a CDS encoding NUDIX domain-containing protein, whose protein sequence is MGVGAVILNDRGEVLLAWRNRQPEQHTWSIPGGKVDPYESLETAVIREIKEEVNLDIAIDSLLCTAETIQPQQQEHWISVLYSTKVIGGHARNLEEGGAIGEIGWFPLHDLPSPLACFAVPGLEAVKKLYNESL, encoded by the coding sequence ATTGGCGTAGGCGCGGTCATCCTGAATGATCGGGGCGAAGTGCTCCTAGCCTGGCGGAACCGCCAGCCTGAACAGCACACCTGGAGTATTCCTGGCGGGAAAGTAGATCCCTATGAGTCCCTGGAGACAGCCGTCATCCGTGAAATCAAGGAAGAAGTGAACCTTGATATCGCCATCGACAGCCTGCTCTGCACGGCGGAGACAATCCAGCCACAACAGCAGGAACATTGGATATCCGTGCTCTATTCCACCAAGGTGATTGGCGGCCATGCTCGTAATCTGGAAGAAGGCGGAGCCATCGGTGAGATCGGCTGGTTCCCGCTCCATGATCTGCCTTCTCCACTCGCTTGTTTTGCCGTACCTGGGCTGGAAGCTGTGAAGAAGCTATATAATGAATCCCTGTAA
- the flgB gene encoding flagellar basal body rod protein FlgB — MIETNTTRRNESLLQALTAQHNAITNNIANADTPNYKKKTVEFQEELRRIVENGKTDQLAMKRTHEKHFPVSDPHSSIVQYRIVENNETTMNNNNNNVDIDKEMADLSENQLMYNYMVDRVSGHYKKMKNLLNDLK; from the coding sequence GTGATCGAAACGAATACCACTAGACGTAACGAATCACTGTTACAAGCGCTTACTGCACAGCACAATGCCATTACCAACAACATAGCCAATGCAGACACGCCTAACTACAAAAAGAAAACGGTAGAGTTTCAGGAAGAGCTGAGACGGATCGTTGAGAATGGCAAAACAGATCAGCTCGCCATGAAGCGGACTCATGAAAAACACTTCCCTGTCAGTGATCCCCATTCTTCCATCGTACAGTACCGAATTGTCGAGAACAACGAAACCACGATGAACAATAACAACAATAACGTTGACATTGACAAGGAAATGGCGGACCTTTCAGAGAACCAACTCATGTATAACTACATGGTTGACCGGGTCAGTGGACATTACAAAAAAATGAAGAATTTATTGAATGATCTGAAATAA
- the speD gene encoding adenosylmethionine decarboxylase — MTITPEQRIQLHGFNNLTKSLSFNMYDICYTKTKDEREAYIEYIDEQYNADRLSKILNNVSDIIGAHVLNVAKQDYVPQGASVTILVSEGPIVEIPEESLDESPGPLPDNVVMQLDKSHITVHTYPEFHPSEGISTFRADIDVSTCGEISPLKALNYLIHSFDTDIMTMDYRVRGFTRDTSGRKLFIDHEIGSIQNYIPDEIKNSFDMIDVNVYQENIFHTKCKLKEFDLDNYLFGYTKDKLSKKEQQEITEWLKLEMDEIYYGKNMNRPT; from the coding sequence ATGACAATTACGCCAGAGCAGCGCATTCAACTGCATGGATTTAACAACCTGACCAAGTCGCTGAGCTTCAATATGTACGATATCTGTTATACGAAAACCAAAGACGAACGCGAAGCTTACATTGAATATATTGATGAACAATATAACGCCGACCGGCTAAGCAAGATTCTGAACAACGTCTCCGACATCATCGGGGCCCACGTGTTAAATGTTGCTAAGCAGGATTATGTGCCTCAAGGTGCCAGTGTGACGATCCTTGTCTCGGAAGGTCCTATTGTGGAGATCCCCGAAGAATCACTCGATGAATCTCCCGGCCCTCTGCCCGATAACGTCGTTATGCAACTGGACAAAAGTCATATCACGGTGCACACCTACCCAGAGTTTCACCCTAGTGAAGGCATCAGTACCTTTCGTGCGGACATCGACGTCTCCACCTGCGGTGAGATTTCACCGCTCAAGGCGCTTAATTATCTGATCCACTCGTTTGATACAGACATTATGACGATGGATTACCGGGTACGTGGCTTCACGCGGGACACCAGTGGACGCAAGCTGTTCATTGACCATGAGATCGGCTCGATTCAGAATTATATTCCCGACGAGATCAAGAACAGCTTTGACATGATTGACGTGAACGTTTATCAGGAGAATATTTTCCACACCAAATGTAAGCTGAAGGAATTCGACCTCGATAATTATCTGTTTGGGTACACCAAAGATAAGCTCAGCAAGAAGGAACAACAGGAGATTACGGAGTGGCTGAAGCTGGAGATGGACGAGATCTATTACGGCAAAAATATGAATCGTCCCACTTAA